The following nucleotide sequence is from Camelus bactrianus isolate YW-2024 breed Bactrian camel chromosome 19, ASM4877302v1, whole genome shotgun sequence.
AGTGGCAGCTACACTCCCCACCTGAGGACCCCAGGTCATGTGCGAGGCCCTGTGGTGGGAGTGAGGGAGAGCCTGACCCTGAGAGGCCCATGGTGAGCAGCTGCGGGCTACTGGGGAGGGGGCTTACTCCGGCCAAGGGGCAGGGAGCCTGTGTGGCTGGGAGAGGCGCCCCACTGGGAAATCCCCCTGGGTTGCTGTCACTGAAGCCTggccctgggggccctgggggccCCTGCCTGGCCTTCCCACCACTGTTGAGAAGACTCCCTCCTGGTGCCAGACAGGCCTCCCCAGGACTCCCTGGTCAACCAGGCTGCCCCACTTGGACAGCACCTCCAGCATCTCCAGCTCTTGTCCTCACTGTGACCTCTGACCCTCAGCAGGCAGAGGGGCGACTCAGGGCGGGGGTGCGTGGGTTTCAAGACCTGGCCACAGCCAATTGCATCTGCTCTTCTGGGTGCCTCAGGCAGAAGCCCCCCCGCGGACTCCCAGCTCTCGTCCTGTGaggtcaggctccccagccaggGCTGGGAAGCAGAGTCGAGTCCTTGCCTGAGTCCTGAGTCTCACTGGGTTCACATGATTAATTTTCTGGTCACTGTGGAGTCCAGCCTGGGTGCTGGGAGCCGGGGACACGTGGCTCTTTCTCTTTGATGTTTGGGCTTGTGCTGAGGGTGGGTCTCTTCCCAGAGAGCCAGTTCCCTCcattctgggggaggggaggtctgCAAGTGGAATGTTTGGTGAGGCGTAACATGGCCCCTTCCGCCCTTAGCCTCGGGCTTTCCCCAGGCCTTCCCCTTCTGAAGGGGTGTGGCCTTGAGCTCTGAGCCCTCACCCCTGTCCTGGTTGGGTTGGGGGTGCTGCCCAGCGGTAGAAGGGAGCAGGTCTGTTCCGCTCTCCTGCAGCGAAGGCAGAGCAACAGCCGTGCAGCCACTGCCCAGGGCACCCAAGGCCCCGCAGTGTGCTGGGGATTAGGGTGCTCAGGGCCCAGCTCCGGTGGGGGTGGGTCAGGGCATGGCCGGGGCGAGGCTGTGCTGAGGGTACTTCCTGCTATGGCTACCCCAGACCtagccagccctgccctccacagGCCTGTGGGCACTAGAGCCCTCACACCTGTGCAGACCAGAGGTCCAGGTGCTCCTGCCCTGGGAAGCCTGTCTCTTTCCTGACCCCCAGCATTCACCCTGCGATCTCTGCATGAGTTGAGCTGTCCAGCGTGCAGACATTGTCCATCCTTCCCTAAACCTGCCAGACCCAGACCCACACCCAGAGCATTTGCTGCATGGCATGGTGATATCTCCATACCAGCTCACAGATTGTTCTGGGGTGGTCGGGGTGGGGTGGCCAAAGCACATTGCCTGGGGTGTTGCAGGAGGGAAGCCCCCTTCCACAGGCCTGGGTGCCCCACCCTGACCCGGTGTCCCTTGCAGGGGCCCCCCAAGCCTGCACTCTGGGCActcctgctggtgctgctggggACCACACAGGGCCGGGCCGGGCTCCGCACCTGCAGTGTCCCCGACGTGCTCCGCCACTACCGGGCAGTCATCTTCCAAGACCTGCAGGCCGCAGCgaggtgggtggggccaggggccGAAGGGACGGGGCTGGGCTCCAGACACCTCCATTTCGTTCAGAGAAACCTGACTGGAGCTGCGGCCTCCCGACGGCGGGGCCGGGTGGGAGCCTCCTGTGGGGCCCAGAAGGTATGGAGACACCCCCACCCAAGCCCTCCGTCCCCCTGAGGCCCCTTCACAGGGCTCGTCCTCCAGTTGCTTatttcctcccctcccaggagcaCAGCATCCTACTGTCCATCCTGTCCCTGGGTCGGACCCTACGTGGGGCGGTGGCCCGGGGCCGCCGTCGGGCACTGGAGAAAGTGGCATGGACTGTGGCCACGCGCACCGAGGCGGTGATGCAGCGCTACTGCTGGACGCTGCGCCAGGTGCGCGTCCCCGAGACCCCCATCCCATTCGCTCCCGCAGCCCCATGGCCTCACAGCCTGGGGGCGCGAGTCGGGCCCACACCGTGCTGCGACTCCCCCAAGGGCTGGACTTGAGGGCGGGTGGGCCTGGGGACCCTGCCCACTCCCTGACCGAAGCGTCTCCGACAACAGAGCTGGCGGCCTCAGACGCGCCCTTCCCGGCGTCGAGGCGGCCGGAGGTGGCTCCTGCTACACGCCCTGGACACCATCGCCACCTGCTGGGAGAAGCTCTTCGCACTGCGTGCAGCGGCCACGCAGCAGGGTGAAGAACGAGCGAGGCTGAGAACGAGCCTGACGGGGGCACAACCAACGCATCGAAGCCTGTGCTCCCCACAGAGCCCATGACCAGGAGACCCGATCCCACCTGGCCATGCTGGTCCCAGAAGGGCCCGCCCCCCTCGCCCCAAGGAGGCTCCGATAAATTGAGCTGGTGCTGCGGTCTGGTCTTCCCTTTCTTCACCTGCTCCTGTGGGGCCAGGCGGGGCTGGGCCGCCCCAGATCTGCACCTTGGTGGGGAGCGGGCCCTGGAGCCACCGACACACGTGGCGGGGGcctgaggagacacttttcctccaCACCTGGGCAGGGGCGGGAGCGGGGACAGTGCTCCCAGGCTCAGGCAGCAGGGGGCAGCTCGGGACCCTGGACGCGACTCCTGCTCAGTCCACGCCTCAGGCTTGGTGGAGGGGGGGGTCCCGCCACCCGGGGACTCCTGCCGCCCTAAAATGTGGCATATCCGGCCTGCTCCACTCTGGAATGGGGGAAGGGGTGgaaatggaggggaggggaaggctgaGCTTTGTGCATTCAGAGCAAAACAACCGGATAAAGGAAATGGGCCTGAAGGGAAGCTGGG
It contains:
- the C19H20orf204 gene encoding uncharacterized protein C20orf204 homolog → MGPPKPALWALLLVLLGTTQGRAGLRTCSVPDVLRHYRAVIFQDLQAAARWVGPGAEGTGLGSRHLHFVQRNLTGAAASRRRGRVGASCGAQKEHSILLSILSLGRTLRGAVARGRRRALEKVAWTVATRTEAVMQRYCWTLRQSWRPQTRPSRRRGGRRWLLLHALDTIATCWEKLFALRAAATQQGEERARLRTSLTGAQPTHRSLCSPQSP